The nucleotide window CAGCCGACGCCGGCTCTGCTAGGGTAAAGCATGGCCGCTAAAGACCTGCCGCCCATCCGCCCCTGGTACATCCGCGAGCCCATCAGCGGCTTTTCGCACCTGGCCGGCGTGCTCTTAAGCATCATCGGCCTGGTCGTCTTGCTGGTCTTGTCGGCGGGTGAGCCCTGGCGCACCACGAGCTTCGCCGTCTACGGCGTCACCCTGATCCTGCTCTACACCGCCAGCACCCTCTACCACAGCCTGCACGTGAGAGAGCGCTGGGTGGCCTGGCTCAAGGCCTTCGACCACTCGGCCATCTACGCGCTCATCGCCGGCACCTACACGCCCATCACCCTGGTGACCCTGCAGAGCCAGAGCCCGGCCTGGGGCTGGACGCTCTTCGGCCTGGCCTGGGGCTGCGCCCTCCTGGGCATCATCGTCAAGCTGGTGTGGCTGGGGGCGCCGCGCTGGCTCTCCACCGGGCTCTACCTGGTGATGGGCTGGATGTCACTGATCGCCATCGTGCCGATCATTCAGACGCTTGCCGGCGGTGGGCTCTTCTGGATGCTGGCCGGGGGCTTTTTCTACACCGCGGGCGCGGTCATCTACGGGCTCAAGCGCCCCAACCTGGTGCCGGGCGTCTTCGGCTACCACGAGCTCTGGCACTTTTTCGTCCTGGCCGGCAGCATCAGCCACTTTTTCATGATGCTCTTTTACATCCTGCCCGCGTAGCTTGTCGAACCTGCTCCCCAGCCAAAAAGCGTAGACTCGCCTATGGACATTGCCGTGATGGGAACGGGGGGCGTGGGCGCCTACTTCGGTGGACGGCTGGCGCAGGCCGGCGAGCGGGTTCACTTTATCGCCAGGGGCGCGCATCTGGCGGCGATTCGAGAGCGCGGCCTCCGGGTCGAGAGCCGCCTGGGAGACTTTGTCATCGAGCGCCCCAGCGTCACGGGCGACCCCGCGAGCATCGGAGGAGTGGACGTGGTGCTCTTCACCGTCAAGGCGCAGGACACGCGCGCGGCCGCCGCGAGCATCAGGCCTCTGCTGAGGGAGGACACGGCGGTCATCAGCCTGCAAAACGGCGTGGACAACGAGGACGTGCTGGTCGGGGTCCTGGGCGAGAGGCAGGTGATGGGCGGGGTGGCCTATATCGAGGCGACGATTGCCGAGCCGGGCCTCGTCGTCCACAACAGCCCTTTCGCCCGCCTCGCCTTTGGCGAGCTGGACGGGGCGGCGTCGCGGAGGGCGCAAGCCTTTTTGGCGTCGTGTGAAAAGGCGGGCCTCGAGGCGAGCCTTAGCGACGACATCCGCGGCGTCATCTGGACGAAGTGGCTCTTCATCTGCGCCTTCAGCGGTCTGACCGCGCTCACCAGGGCGCCCATCGGCCGGGTGATGGCGGATGCGGACACGCGCGAACTCTACCGGCGCTGTCTGGCCGAGATCGCCGAACTCGCCCGCGCCAAAGGTATCGCGCTGCCCGAGGACATCGTCGAGGACAGGCTCGAGTTCTCCCGGAAGCTCCACCCCGAGATGCGCTCGTCCCTGCAGCAGGACTTGGCCAAGGGCAGGCCGCTCGAGCTGGACGCGCTGAGCGGCTACGCCGGCCGCCTGGGCAAAGAGCTCGGCGTGGCGACGCCCGTCAACGACGTCATCTACGCCGCGCTCAAGCTTCACAGAGACGGCGCCTAGATGCAACGCTGCGCCTGGGTCACGGAAGACCCGCTCTAAGTGTAAAATTGCCGCAAACAACCAAAGAAGCAGTTACACTTCAAACCTCACCGTGGGACGCACCCCCCGAGCTTAGCCGTTAGGCGGCATTGCCCGCTATGTCGTAGGTTTGGATAAGAACTTCGGCAGAGATGCCCAAGCCAGCATGCAGTTGACGAATCATCTCGAGCGTTAGAGGCTGCCTACGTTCGAGAACAGCGGATACCTGGGAGGGGCTACCAAGGTAGGGAGCGAGGTCTTCTTGTGACAAGCCACGGCTCTCTAAGTAGTACATAACAGCGGCAACCGGGTCGGGAGCAGGAATGGCGTAATGCTCTTCCTCGTAAGCTTGGGCGAGCGCCGTCAGCACCAGAAGACGGTCTCCTGCTGGTGTATTCGGCTCCGCATCCAAAAGAGTTTCAATGTCTGCAAGCGCCGCTTCATGATCTGCGTCAGGTTTGATGGGCCGAATGTTCATGCGTTCTCCTAGAGCGTTGTCGCATCAACCTTGTATTCCTGATGACTGCCGATAAAGCGAATGTACACCACGCTGTATACGTCGGCGTGTTGTTCCCAGAAAATGCGCAGAGTTTTGCGGGCGATGATTCTGATAGCTAGACTGAAGTTCCTAGAACGAAAAACAGCACGAAGCACGTCGCCAAGGGGCTATGTGAGCATTTTAAGAATGCACGGTTCTGTCTACACTCGAAAAGGCTCTAAGGGTTAGAGCCGGCTTGCAGCCCGTGCTTTTCTCCTCTTCTATGCTTTGCGTGAAAACCATGCATCTTGCGAATAATAGCACGATATAACCCCAAAGCCAGCGAAATAGGGTTGTTTACATGACTACACTTTGCAAAGGCTTTTGCAAGTATTGTCGTGCTGGAGGGAAGAACAAGGATTTTGCCCCAAGAACTTCAGGCTAGAGTTTACAAGACCACCAGAAGCCAGAGCAAGATGGAAGATAAGCACCTACACAAAAGTTCTTGTGAAGTTCCCAGGGCTAAGAGCTACAATCTGGCGAGGGCAAGGGGAGCAGCTTCCACAATTTCTTTTGCATGGCTACTTACCGCTTAACACTCGCCATCAGCCGCCGCGCAACTGCCCTACGAACGAGTTCTAGGTGGCATTCATGCTGGTTTGCGGTCAGCTACATGGCGTTGTCAGGTGCCACCGACTCCGCAAGCGCTTAGTTGCCACTATGGCTCTTCGCCTTAGCAACCCAGCCGGGGGCCGAATCAGTCTTCTGCCTGAGCATGAGGTTGAGCTGTGCGGCGTGGTGCTGGACGTGGCGCATGTTGTAGAGCAGCAACTCTAAGAAGCTGACCTCACCCCAACCGAAGCTACAGCGTTCATGAGCTTTTTCGTCCGTCAAAGCGTCAATCGCCACTCGGCACTTCTGGCGGCCATGCTCGAGATAGCTTTGCAGCTCGCCCTTGGTATAGGGTCGTTCAGGGAGCAGTCCCGCTGGGTCCAGTTCGTCAAGTGTAAAAGGAGTGGGGGGAGCGAACTCCTCCGAGCCTGACAGATAAAAGTCGAGCCAGAAGAGCGTGTGATAGGCGACATACCAAAAGCCGACAACATCCTTACTGACCCACGCCGG belongs to Deinococcota bacterium and includes:
- a CDS encoding hemolysin III family protein, coding for MAAKDLPPIRPWYIREPISGFSHLAGVLLSIIGLVVLLVLSAGEPWRTTSFAVYGVTLILLYTASTLYHSLHVRERWVAWLKAFDHSAIYALIAGTYTPITLVTLQSQSPAWGWTLFGLAWGCALLGIIVKLVWLGAPRWLSTGLYLVMGWMSLIAIVPIIQTLAGGGLFWMLAGGFFYTAGAVIYGLKRPNLVPGVFGYHELWHFFVLAGSISHFFMMLFYILPA
- a CDS encoding 2-dehydropantoate 2-reductase, with translation MDIAVMGTGGVGAYFGGRLAQAGERVHFIARGAHLAAIRERGLRVESRLGDFVIERPSVTGDPASIGGVDVVLFTVKAQDTRAAAASIRPLLREDTAVISLQNGVDNEDVLVGVLGERQVMGGVAYIEATIAEPGLVVHNSPFARLAFGELDGAASRRAQAFLASCEKAGLEASLSDDIRGVIWTKWLFICAFSGLTALTRAPIGRVMADADTRELYRRCLAEIAELARAKGIALPEDIVEDRLEFSRKLHPEMRSSLQQDLAKGRPLELDALSGYAGRLGKELGVATPVNDVIYAALKLHRDGA
- a CDS encoding helix-turn-helix domain-containing protein; this encodes MNIRPIKPDADHEAALADIETLLDAEPNTPAGDRLLVLTALAQAYEEEHYAIPAPDPVAAVMYYLESRGLSQEDLAPYLGSPSQVSAVLERRQPLTLEMIRQLHAGLGISAEVLIQTYDIAGNAA
- a CDS encoding DinB family protein; translated protein: MDTTWKAILWQQFGAAIDMLENAMLACPDELWSDPSQRPAWVSKDVVGFWYVAYHTLFWLDFYLSGSEEFAPPTPFTLDELDPAGLLPERPYTKGELQSYLEHGRQKCRVAIDALTDEKAHERCSFGWGEVSFLELLLYNMRHVQHHAAQLNLMLRQKTDSAPGWVAKAKSHSGN